A region from the Linepithema humile isolate Giens D197 chromosome 1, Lhum_UNIL_v1.0, whole genome shotgun sequence genome encodes:
- the LOC136997412 gene encoding uncharacterized protein, translating into MVEHNSVKINIAFNGEFVAGDKTAVKTIATKNCELFPTSDLQEWYTRHVVDTILTSLEEFQERDSGWTLSRILNLIVNVNKFNPLRAGCNIELPRKIMLKRAVVNVKSNDNACFAWAVVAALYPAEKHPERTIEYPHYSTVLNLCGIEFPMTLPQITKFEKLNAISVNVFTTEDSKIVPLRLADDKKEKHVNLLYVCKNNNAHFVYIKNLSRLVSSQLSKHANKKYICDR; encoded by the coding sequence ATGGTGGAACACAACAGCGTCAAGATTAACATTGCGTTCAACGGGGAATTCGTCGCGGGCGACAAGACTGCCGTGAAGACCATCGCCACGAAGAACTGCGAGCTCTTTCCAACATCTGATCTACAAGAATGGTACACGAGGCATGTGGTTGACACCATCTTGACATCCCTGGAGGAGTTTCAGGAACGCGATAGTGGATGGACGTTGTCGCGTATCCTGAATCTCATCGTCAATGTGAACAAGTTCAATCCTCTGCGCGCGGGATGCAACATCGAGTTACCGCGGAAAATTATGCTGAAAAGGGCGGTAGTCAATGTTAAATCAAACGATAATGCATGCTTTGCGTGGGCAGTCGTAGCCGCTTTATATCCAGCGGAAAAACATCCGGAAAGAACGATAGAATACCCACATTACTCGACGGTGCTCAACCTGTGCGGCATCGAGTTCCCCATGACGCTTCcgcaaataacaaaatttgagaAACTAAACGCCATCTCCGTCAACGTCTTCACCACCGAAGACTCAAAAATCGTCCCTCTGCGGCTCGCCGACGACAAAAAGGAGAAGCACGTCAACCTGCTCTACGtgtgtaaaaacaataatgcaCACTTTGTATACATCAAAAACTTGTCACGGTTGGTGAGCTCACAACTGAGCAAGCacgcaaataaaaagtacatttgcgatcggtaa